One Vanessa cardui chromosome 22, ilVanCard2.1, whole genome shotgun sequence DNA window includes the following coding sequences:
- the LOC124539377 gene encoding uncharacterized protein LOC124539377 → MLDIVGSNLPQRQRNLNKHVNDAFSKKTDFDEIRSSEENTDVDRLFKIDVASKYKNVDYIIETLKCGDSLYISRALKCEWLYEDNFSEIINPDYLHHNVFPSMSFKMKKKMLSAISCHVRNEERMLNFYKYCLKVKLEDCALKFLIFTSEAHKLEYIENKTKIDTKLDLKEFFGNSFTLIEKYLERLRSQQMFTKDEVIHFRYLYCISKEKYLNLFEEYGHQDRYNEPKLGQRLSKQIMTKHKERVLKNPSLYVKNLNMKTIVKYSSAEDAKQYAVALLPCDVNHFWYMDFYETYKSILSLIPSNEIYSFLRQIFMNKYHDKEFEMSKNFYERKYHRLLTFEERELWALKHIEQGKELLGPGEDYIWYQFINFDLAFNGIKKYIFKTDDRSKRAEMVKVLVSAVRNEQDLEKLTKYYYERHVNEIEFNKQDFLNKIIDLHNIFNVNDSCWNFINKIFHSMKSFTGEYMNSTKALAIIYYIIHNKDIPSNLQVDGIYLYEIEQYFKPHFRYLTDDQSDLVFEFFKKLFSEKIKRFDDKEYNNDNKDQINNIINSFLDVLIFFNKTKDDCPDIIYKYIKLDWDNYKDRELFRETTEDVPVSLTPASLIRLLKKDTTEFLNVLPDAIDKLSSGWICSNLNTLMKKLRIYFSNDITKNCIKIFEKLLLQEDLAYKRNLVFTVINGIFHIADNNYKINFITKYSPTDSKVAHDTIDRNLLLIQEGICRFVYYSRPPVPLPAVLKFIKGDYLSFCLPMLNSYVANLPKQRSIQFISAILDAPVSVQKHGLRLAFRCFNSEDLKKLITDVWKNTKNVSLRKILYMSLFHYINTLDDNLQLSLYEVLKSCTLDLNEDDDDDIFSLLTFYLPENLKGDYLESAWKAIDKFSDQKSKNVDRKIMIIREIGENIHCIDMEFCRTKILDEMVEPTNFKQKVEMFDNTWGNNTLIYEKWILAVTYIVNYKNEKEMNRSWELASIIIKKCIELKAESDHKFQIHRFLLEILQKILKYSCNITDKIKTVPILEKIMDLILQSIPMHEIYLLYWNYNLTIISKKVVGPKKIDANGELSYDHLDTLVIAAGFTDALISFINDLKEKNIYYCSLNANITDIISNVIDTMLYNTNLTRDVLEMCICNLLTNSQVPETFLITLTLLGSRYTSYHKLGSIAEKVIKFGNDEIITYMYQKFN, encoded by the coding sequence ATGTTGGATATAGTAGGATCTAATCTACCACAGCGACAACGAAACTTGAATAAACATGTTAATGATGCATTTTCCAAAAAAACAGACTTCGATGAAATTCGATCTTCCGAAGAAAATACCGATGTCGATCGATTGTTTAAAATTGACGTTGCTTCGAAATACAAAAACGTTGATTACATTATAGAAACGCTTAAATGTGGAGATTCATTGTACATTTCGAGAGCTTTAAAGTGCGAATGGCTGTATGAAGATAATTTTTCCGAAATAATAAATCCGGATTATTTACATCACAATGTTTTTCCATCGATGTCGTTTAAgatgaaaaagaaaatgttgTCTGCTATATCATGTCACGTGAGAAATGAAGAAAGAATGcttaatttctataaatattgtttaaaagtaaaacttGAAGATTGTGCATTAAAATTCCTTATTTTTACATCTGAAGCACACAAACTCGAGTACAtagaaaacaaaactaaaattgaCACAAAATTGGATTTGAAAGAATTTTTTGGAAATTCATTCACTctcattgaaaaatatttagaacgATTAAGAAGTCAGCAAATGTTCACAAAAGATGAAGTCATTCATTTTCGTTACTTGTATtgtatttcaaaagaaaaatatttaaatttatttgaagaatatGGTCACCAAGACCGTTACAATGAGCCAAAATTGGGGCAACGGCTCTCTAAACAAATAATGACCAAGCATAAAGAGAGAGTCCTAAAAAATCCTTCTCTATATGTAAAAAACTTAAACATGAAAACTATTGTGAAATATAGTTCTGCTGAAGATGCAAAGCAGTATGCTGTTGCTTTGTTACCTTGTGATGTAAATCATTTCTGGTACATGGATTTTTATGAAACATATAAAAGCATATTGAGCTTGATACCATCTAATGAAATTTACAGCTTCTTAAGACAAATTTTCATGAATAAATATCATGACAAAGAATTTGAAATGAGTAAAAACTTTTATGAACGCAAGTATCATCGGCTGTTAACATTTGAAGAAAGGGAATTATGGGCTTTGAAGCATATAGAGCAAGGCAAGGAACTGTTGGGTCCTGGTGAAGATTACATTTGGTATcaattcattaattttgatCTTGCATTCaatggtataaaaaaatacatttttaaaactgaTGACAGGTCTAAACGAGCTGAAATGGTCAAAGTTTTAGTATCTGCTGTTAGGAATGAACAAGACTTGGAGAAACTGACCAAATATTACTATGAGCGACATGTGAATGAGATAGAATTTAACAAACAAGACTTCTTGAATAAAATCATTGACTTGcacaatattttcaatgttaatGATTCATGttggaattttattaacaaaatattccaCAGTATGAAAAGTTTTACAGGAGAGTACATGAATTCTACCAAAGCACTTgccattatttattacataatacataacaaAGATATACCATCAAACCTTCAAGTTGatggaatatatttatatgaaatagaaCAATATTTCAAACCACACTTCAGGTATTTAACTGACGATCAAAGTGATCTTGTTTTTGAGTTTTTCAAAAAATTGTtcagtgaaaaaataaaaagatttgatGACAAAGAATACAATAATGACAATAaagatcaaataaataacataattaattccTTCTtagatgttttgatattttttaataagacaaAAGATGACTGCCcggatattatttataaatatataaaacttgacTGGGACAATTATAAAGATAGAGAACTGTTTAGGGAAACTACTGAGGATGTACCTGTTTCCCTAACACCGGCATCATTAATTCGCTTACTAAAAAAAGACACTACAGAATTTCTAAATGTGTTACCGGATGCAATAGATAAACTTTCTTCTGGCTGGATCTGCAGTAATCTGAACACTTTAATGAAAAAActacgaatatatttttcaaatgatatcactaaaaattgcataaaaatctttgaaaaattgttattacaaGAAGATTTAGCATACAAACGTAATCTTGTTTTTACTGTAATTAATGGTATATTTCATATTGcggataataattacaaaattaattttataactaagTACTCACCGACAGATTCAAAAGTAGCGCATGATACGATTGACCGAAACCTTTTATTGATTCAAGAAGGTATTTGTCGCTTTGTTTATTACTCAAGGCCACCTGTACCTTTACCAGctgtattgaaatttataaaaggtGATTACTTGAGCTTTTGTTTGCCCATGTTGAATTCCTATGTAGCAAACTTACCAAAACAGCGctccatacaatttatttctgcCATTCTCGATGCACCAGTATCGGTACAGAAGCATGGTTTAAGATTAGCTTTCCGGTGCTTCAATTCTgaagatttaaagaaattgatAACGGATGTCTGGAAAAATACAAAGAATGTATCACTGCGCAAAATCCTTTACATGTCTCTGTTTCATTATATAAACACATTGGATGATAATTTGCAACTGAGTCTCTATGAAGTATTGAAATCCTGTACTTTAGATTTAAACGAGGATGACGACGACGACATTTTTAGTCTCTTGACTTTCTACTTGCCAGAGAATCTGAAAGGTGATTATCTGGAATCGGCTTGGAAGGCGATCGACAAATTTTCAGATCAAAAATCGAAGAACGTCGATAGGAAAATTATGATCATAAGGGAGATAGGGGAGAACATCCATTGTATAGATATGGAGTTTTGTCGCACTAAAATATTAGATGAGATGGTTGAGCCTACGAATTTTAAACAGAAGGTAGAAATGTTTGACAACACGTGGGGAAACAACACACTTATTTACGAGAAGTGGATCCTTGCCGTTACATATATAGTcaattataaaaacgaaaagGAAATGAATAGAAGCTGGGAACTAGCgtcgattattattaaaaagtgcaTCGAACTGAAAGCGGAATCGGATCATAAATTCCAAATTCATCGATTTTTATTGGAGATTCtgcaaaaaatactaaaatattcctGCAatatcacagataaaataaagacGGTGCCCATATTGGAGAAAATAATGGATCTAATCCTACAATCGATTCCAATGCATGAAATATATCTATTGTACTGGAATTACAACTTAACTATAATCTCTAAGAAAGTTGTGGGCCCCAAAAAGATTGACGCAAACGGAGAACTAAGCTATGACCACTTGGATACCTTGGTTATAGCTGCTGGGTTTACTGACGCGCTGATCTCGTTTATAAATGATCTCAAagagaaaaacatttattattgtagcTTGAATGCTAATATCACTGATATTATCTCCAATGTAATCGACACGATGTTATATAACACAAATTTAACTAGAGATGTTTTGGAGATGTGCATATGTAATCTTCTAACGAACAGTCAAGTACCGGAGACATTTTTAATCACATTGACTCTTCTTGGTTCACGGTATACAAGTTACCACAAGCTGGGCAGTATTGCGGAGAAAGTTATCAAGTTTGGAAACGACgaaattataacttatatgtatcagaaatttaattga